From Geomonas agri, one genomic window encodes:
- a CDS encoding helix-turn-helix transcriptional regulator — translation MDNAIQLYRMKDLTSMLKRSRTQIYDDIAAGKFPRGILLGERTRAWTRKELEEWLAGRPVA, via the coding sequence ATGGACAACGCCATCCAGCTTTATCGAATGAAGGATCTCACGAGCATGCTCAAGCGATCCAGAACGCAGATCTACGACGACATTGCAGCCGGTAAATTCCCCCGCGGGATTCTCCTCGGCGAACGCACACGCGCTTGGACGCGGAAAGAGCTCGAGGAGTGGCTGGCGGGCAGGCCGGTCGCCTAA